In Cicer arietinum cultivar CDC Frontier isolate Library 1 chromosome 7, Cicar.CDCFrontier_v2.0, whole genome shotgun sequence, the genomic window TAGATTCACAAAAAATCGTGCGGGAATAACATGTTTACAAAGAATGGGAGTAGGATTTGTGATTAACATTATAGCCACTATAGTTTCAGCACTTGTGgaaattaaaagaaagaaagttGCTTCCAAATACCAATTATTGGATAATCCAAAAGCAATTATTCCTATTAGTGTGTTTTGGTTGGTACCTCAATATTGTTTGCATGGTGTGGCTGAAGTTTTTATGTCTGTTGGACATTTAGAATTTCTGTTTGATCAATCACCTGAAAGTATGAGAAGTAGTGCTACTGCTTTGTATTGCATAGCTACAGCTATTGGAAGCTTTATTGGTACATTATTGGTAACACTAGTGCATGATTATACTGGTAAGGAAAAAAGTTGGTTACCTGATAGGAACCTTAATAGAGGTAAATTAGAGTGTTATTACTTTCTTGTTAGTGGGATTCaagtcataaattttatttattatgtaattTGTGCTTGGTTTTACACTTATAAGCCCTTGGAAGAAATTAGTGAATGAATGTATTAATGTGAAATGCTAGGTTAATGAATGAATGTACCTTAGATGAGCTTTGTTTGCTCCA contains:
- the LOC101510351 gene encoding protein NRT1/ PTR FAMILY 3.1-like is translated as MLPIWASGILLITSSSHQNSFVIIQARTMNRHLSHSFQISPANMSIFNVLTMMIGVILYERLFVPFARRFTKNRAGITCLQRMGVGFVINIIATIVSALVEIKRKKVASKYQLLDNPKAIIPISVFWLVPQYCLHGVAEVFMSVGHLEFLFDQSPESMRSSATALYCIATAIGSFIGTLLVTLVHDYTGKEKSWLPDRNLNRGKLECYYFLVSGIQVINFIYYVICAWFYTYKPLEEISE